From Candidatus Methylomirabilota bacterium, a single genomic window includes:
- a CDS encoding carbohydrate ABC transporter permease yields MAIASSRGARLRSNAFAYANLVPYIFFVMFPFYFMAVTSFKSNAELYNLKSVPFVVQAPIIDHYTFLFARTEFLTWMKNSLLVAVVATLASVSIAILAGYSLARLRFRGAGGFGTAVFVTYLVPPTLLFLPLSQVVVWLGLADSVAALMVTYPTFLVPFCTWLLMGYFRTIPREVEECALVDGATRMQTLWKIVLPMALPGIICAVLFSFTLCWNEFTYALTFISQSGNKTAVVGVTADLIRGDIYYWGSLMAGALLASIPIVIVYVLFLDYYVSGLTAGAVKG; encoded by the coding sequence GTGGCCATCGCGAGCAGCCGCGGCGCCAGACTTCGCTCGAACGCCTTCGCCTACGCGAACCTCGTTCCCTACATCTTCTTCGTGATGTTTCCCTTCTATTTCATGGCCGTGACCTCCTTCAAGTCGAACGCGGAGCTCTACAACCTCAAGTCCGTCCCCTTCGTGGTCCAGGCCCCCATCATCGATCACTACACCTTCCTCTTCGCCCGGACGGAGTTCCTGACGTGGATGAAGAACAGCCTCCTCGTGGCCGTGGTGGCCACGCTGGCCTCCGTGAGCATCGCCATCCTCGCCGGCTACAGCCTCGCGCGCCTGCGCTTCCGGGGCGCCGGCGGCTTCGGCACCGCCGTCTTCGTCACCTACCTCGTCCCCCCCACGCTTCTCTTCTTGCCGCTTTCTCAGGTCGTGGTCTGGCTCGGGCTCGCGGACTCCGTGGCCGCCCTCATGGTCACCTACCCGACTTTCCTGGTGCCCTTCTGCACCTGGCTTCTCATGGGCTACTTCCGGACCATCCCGCGGGAAGTCGAGGAATGCGCGCTCGTGGACGGGGCCACGCGCATGCAGACGCTGTGGAAGATCGTGCTCCCCATGGCGCTGCCCGGCATCATCTGCGCCGTCCTCTTCAGCTTCACCCTGTGCTGGAACGAGTTCACCTACGCCCTGACCTTCATCTCGCAGTCGGGCAACAAGACGGCGGTGGTGGGGGTGACGGCGGACCTGATCCGCGGCGACATCTACTACTGGGGGTCGCTCATGGCGGGGGCGCTCCTCGCGAGCATCCCCATCGTGATCGTGTACGTCCTCTTTCTCGACTACTACGTCTCCGGCCTCACCGCGGGCGCCGTCAAGGGCTAA
- a CDS encoding UdgX family uracil-DNA binding protein (This protein belongs to the uracil DNA glycosylase superfamily, members of which act in excision repair of DNA. However, it belongs more specifically to UdgX branch, whose founding member was found to bind uracil in DNA (where it does not belong), without cleaving it, appears to promote DNA repair by a pathway involving RecA, rather than base excision.) has protein sequence MPAKISLSSLREAARECRGCPLYSHATQTVFGEGPRSARVVLVGEQPGHDEDLQGRPFVGPAGRVLDEALEAVGLDRRDTYVTNVVKHFKWVAQGKRRLHKKPGAWEIGACLPWLEKEIEIIEPEVMVCLGATAAQALLGRDFKVTARRGEVLPSRFAPHAVATVHPSSILRQQTSEEREREMHRFIADLKVVARLLNGHTRSS, from the coding sequence ATGCCGGCAAAGATCTCGCTGAGCTCCCTTCGGGAGGCCGCGCGCGAGTGTCGGGGGTGTCCGCTCTACTCGCACGCGACCCAGACTGTTTTCGGCGAAGGTCCCCGCTCGGCTCGCGTCGTCCTCGTCGGAGAGCAACCGGGCCACGACGAGGATCTTCAGGGCCGGCCCTTCGTAGGGCCCGCCGGCAGAGTCCTCGACGAGGCGCTCGAGGCCGTGGGCCTCGACCGGCGCGACACTTACGTCACCAATGTGGTCAAGCATTTCAAATGGGTCGCCCAGGGGAAGCGGCGGCTCCACAAGAAGCCGGGCGCTTGGGAGATCGGCGCCTGCCTGCCCTGGCTGGAGAAGGAGATCGAGATCATAGAGCCCGAGGTCATGGTGTGTCTGGGGGCGACCGCCGCGCAGGCCCTCCTGGGGCGCGATTTCAAGGTCACCGCCCGCCGCGGCGAGGTGCTTCCGTCGCGGTTCGCCCCGCACGCAGTGGCCACCGTCCACCCTTCTTCCATCCTACGCCAGCAGACAAGCGAGGAGCGGGAGCGGGAGATGCATCGCTTCATCGCCGATCTGAAAGTGGTCGCCCGGCTACTGAACGGCCATACGCGCTCGAGCTGA
- a CDS encoding S9 family peptidase, translating into MAPGDPINTLTARRPFEPRDITRIRWIADPQISPDGRRVAFVVTTLSEDRDEYLSSVWMADTGGGEPRQFTNGPKRDTAPRWSPDGARLAFLSERDGKKKAQLYVMPANGGEPTRLTDLKNGVTEPVWSPDGTRLAFLSRVGGWQEPETEEEKQKSKPARVITTLKYRFNAEGWIYDRPPHLFVVSADGGEPRQLTDGDFQDGEPAWSPDGKRLVFASARHDGRDEDDARDVWVVDATGGDLQKLTDTGGPVALPACSPDGRRVAYLGRRPLNEIGRNLRLYTVPVAGGAPTCLTPDLDRSCPANLDLIWSPDGDWVTFSIEDRGDLALYRVRADAAGPATRITRGERAITGVSASADGRTLAFAATASLSPSEVFVCEPDGGNERQITDLNRDWKGEVALAAPERFTFERAGFTIDGWVMKPFGFTEGVKYPALLNVHGGPHTQYSNVMFDEFQTQAGAGYVVIYTNPRGSQGYGEAFTRAVVGDWGGGDYADVMAGLDEALRRFEFIDPARLGVLGGSYGGFMASWVVGHTQRFKAACSERAVNNQYTMFGTSDIGHWFQLAQNGPAPWENMAWYVERSPLTYAKDIVTPLLIIHSEDDLRCPIEQAEQLFVALKKLHRDVVFVRFPDENHELSRSGKPRHRLERFRLILEWFGKYL; encoded by the coding sequence ATGGCGCCCGGCGATCCGATCAACACGCTGACGGCGCGCCGCCCCTTCGAGCCGCGGGACATCACCCGGATCCGCTGGATCGCCGATCCTCAGATCTCGCCCGATGGACGGCGGGTCGCCTTCGTCGTCACCACGCTCTCCGAGGACAGGGACGAGTACCTCTCGAGCGTGTGGATGGCGGACACCGGAGGCGGGGAGCCACGGCAGTTCACCAACGGCCCCAAGCGGGACACCGCGCCCCGGTGGTCGCCCGACGGCGCGCGCCTCGCCTTCCTCTCCGAGCGCGACGGGAAGAAGAAGGCGCAGCTCTACGTCATGCCGGCGAACGGCGGGGAGCCCACCCGGCTCACGGATCTGAAGAACGGGGTGACCGAGCCGGTATGGTCGCCCGACGGCACGCGACTGGCATTCTTGTCGCGCGTGGGCGGCTGGCAGGAGCCGGAGACGGAGGAGGAGAAGCAGAAGTCCAAACCCGCCCGCGTCATCACCACGCTCAAGTACCGGTTCAACGCCGAGGGCTGGATCTATGACCGCCCCCCGCACCTTTTTGTCGTCAGCGCCGACGGCGGGGAGCCGCGGCAGCTCACGGACGGGGACTTTCAGGACGGTGAGCCGGCCTGGTCGCCCGACGGCAAACGGCTGGTGTTCGCCTCCGCCCGTCATGACGGGCGCGACGAGGACGACGCCCGGGACGTCTGGGTGGTCGACGCGACCGGCGGTGATCTTCAGAAGCTGACCGACACCGGGGGCCCAGTCGCGCTACCGGCATGTTCGCCGGATGGCCGTCGTGTCGCCTACCTCGGTCGCCGCCCCCTCAACGAGATCGGCCGCAACCTTCGCCTCTACACCGTGCCGGTCGCTGGCGGCGCCCCGACGTGTCTCACGCCCGATCTCGACCGCTCGTGCCCGGCGAACCTCGATCTCATCTGGTCGCCCGATGGGGACTGGGTCACGTTCTCGATCGAGGACAGGGGCGACCTTGCCCTCTACCGTGTTCGCGCGGACGCCGCGGGCCCGGCCACTCGCATCACGCGGGGCGAGCGCGCCATCACCGGGGTCAGCGCCAGCGCGGACGGCCGCACGCTCGCCTTCGCGGCCACGGCGTCACTCTCGCCGTCGGAAGTCTTCGTCTGTGAGCCGGACGGAGGCAACGAGCGCCAGATCACCGACCTGAATCGCGACTGGAAGGGCGAAGTGGCCCTCGCCGCGCCCGAGCGCTTCACCTTCGAGCGCGCCGGGTTCACCATCGACGGCTGGGTGATGAAGCCCTTCGGCTTCACGGAAGGCGTCAAGTATCCTGCCCTCCTGAACGTCCACGGGGGACCGCACACGCAATACAGCAACGTCATGTTCGATGAGTTTCAGACTCAGGCGGGAGCCGGCTATGTCGTGATCTACACGAACCCGCGGGGCAGCCAGGGCTATGGCGAGGCATTCACGCGCGCCGTGGTGGGCGACTGGGGCGGGGGCGACTATGCCGACGTGATGGCGGGGCTCGACGAGGCGCTGCGGCGCTTCGAGTTCATCGACCCCGCGCGTCTCGGCGTTCTGGGCGGGAGCTACGGCGGGTTCATGGCGAGCTGGGTGGTCGGCCACACGCAGCGCTTCAAGGCCGCCTGCTCCGAGCGCGCGGTGAACAACCAGTACACGATGTTCGGGACGAGCGACATCGGGCACTGGTTCCAGCTCGCCCAGAACGGCCCCGCGCCGTGGGAGAACATGGCGTGGTACGTGGAGCGCTCGCCCCTCACCTACGCCAAGGACATCGTCACCCCGCTCCTCATCATTCACTCCGAGGACGACCTGCGCTGCCCGATCGAGCAGGCCGAGCAGCTCTTCGTGGCTCTCAAGAAGCTCCATCGCGACGTGGTGTTCGTCCGCTTTCCCGACGAGAACCACGAGCTGTCACGCTCGGGCAAGCCCCGGCACCGCCTGGAACGCTTCCGGCTCATCCTGGAGTGGTTCGGAAAGTATCTCTAG
- a CDS encoding DUF6566 family protein — translation MVERKTFPAYGGYSIAVASEQMRDGKWAAVATITQSTGTAQRAIDLPVPDERFETEAEAENVAFKTAMEWIDQNTPRSEGPSSPGPSKVA, via the coding sequence ATGGTTGAGCGGAAGACTTTTCCGGCCTACGGAGGCTACAGCATTGCCGTCGCGAGCGAGCAGATGCGCGACGGCAAGTGGGCGGCGGTCGCGACCATCACACAGTCTACCGGAACCGCCCAGCGAGCCATCGACCTGCCAGTACCGGACGAGCGCTTCGAGACGGAGGCGGAAGCTGAAAACGTCGCCTTCAAAACGGCGATGGAGTGGATAGACCAGAACACGCCGCGCTCCGAAGGCCCTTCGTCCCCCGGACCTTCGAAGGTAGCCTAA
- a CDS encoding alpha/beta hydrolase has protein sequence MPLKRVWVDTAAGVMHARVGGGDQAGKPVVLVHGLVISGRYMVPTALELAPLCPVYAIDLPGYGDSAKPRAMLGLGELADALAAWMDAMRFPSAHLVANSFGCQILAEFALRHVHRVDRLVFQGPTVDPEARTVRQQLARLIRNSSSEGPGLGWISFVDYVKAGMRRIRFTIRMAMEDRIEDKLPGIAAPTLVVRGGNDPLVPQRWAEEVVRRLPRGELRVLPGLGHTINYTAPKEFMTALRPFLHL, from the coding sequence ATGCCGCTCAAGCGTGTGTGGGTCGATACGGCGGCCGGCGTGATGCACGCTCGGGTCGGTGGCGGCGATCAGGCGGGGAAGCCGGTCGTGCTGGTGCACGGCCTGGTGATCTCGGGCCGCTACATGGTGCCGACGGCGCTCGAGCTCGCCCCCCTGTGCCCCGTGTATGCCATCGACCTTCCTGGCTATGGCGACAGCGCCAAGCCTCGGGCCATGCTCGGATTGGGAGAGCTCGCGGACGCGTTGGCGGCCTGGATGGACGCCATGCGGTTCCCTTCCGCGCATCTGGTCGCCAACTCGTTCGGGTGTCAGATCCTGGCCGAGTTCGCCTTGCGGCACGTCCATCGCGTGGATCGATTGGTCTTTCAAGGACCGACGGTCGACCCGGAGGCGCGGACCGTCCGGCAGCAGCTGGCCCGACTGATCCGGAACTCGTCCTCGGAGGGACCGGGGCTGGGCTGGATCTCCTTCGTCGACTACGTGAAAGCGGGGATGCGGCGCATCCGCTTCACCATACGAATGGCCATGGAGGACCGTATCGAAGACAAGCTTCCGGGCATCGCCGCGCCCACCCTCGTGGTGCGGGGCGGGAACGATCCGCTCGTTCCCCAGCGCTGGGCGGAAGAAGTGGTCCGCCGACTACCGAGGGGCGAGCTCCGGGTCCTCCCCGGCCTCGGGCACACCATCAACTACACCGCCCCCAAGGAATTCATGACCGCGTTGCGCCCCTTCTTGCATCTGTGA
- a CDS encoding DNA topoisomerase IB, protein MARSSRLRSRRRLRAAAVDPSEAAGAAQLRYVSDGKPGLKRVRHGAGFRYLGTDGAPTRDLITLRRIRKLAIPPAWTDVWICPLPHGHIQAVGRDARGRKQYRYHRRWRDVRDQTKYARLIEFGKTLPKIRERVEQDLSRPGLPREKVLAAVVRLLESTLIRVGNEEYARQNRSYGLTTLRSQHVTVEGARLRFEFRGKGGKHHTVGITDGRLARVVRRCQELPGHELFQYLDDEEQRQSIDSADVNAYLREIGGDDFTAKDFRTWGGTVLAAFALAARAASEESGNLKRQLAGAISEVARRLGNTVAICRKCYIHPDVIAAHAERALTMALTREAAGGNGLLPEELAVLRLLEARRRLATAR, encoded by the coding sequence GTGGCGCGTTCCTCCCGGCTGCGCTCCCGCCGACGACTCCGCGCGGCCGCCGTCGATCCTTCGGAGGCGGCGGGCGCCGCTCAGCTTCGGTACGTCTCCGACGGGAAGCCCGGGCTCAAGCGGGTGCGTCACGGGGCCGGCTTCCGCTATCTCGGGACCGACGGAGCGCCGACCCGCGACCTGATCACGCTTCGCCGCATCCGGAAGCTCGCCATCCCCCCGGCCTGGACTGACGTGTGGATCTGTCCCCTGCCCCATGGGCATATCCAGGCGGTCGGACGAGACGCGCGCGGCCGCAAGCAGTATCGCTACCATCGGCGCTGGCGTGACGTGCGGGACCAGACGAAGTACGCCCGGCTCATAGAGTTCGGGAAGACGCTGCCGAAAATCCGCGAGCGCGTCGAGCAGGACCTGTCCCGTCCCGGCCTGCCCCGGGAGAAAGTGCTGGCCGCGGTGGTCCGGCTCCTCGAATCGACGCTGATCCGCGTCGGCAACGAGGAGTATGCGCGGCAGAACCGCTCCTATGGGCTCACGACGCTTCGGAGCCAACACGTCACCGTCGAGGGCGCGCGGCTTCGCTTCGAGTTCCGGGGCAAGGGCGGCAAGCATCACACCGTCGGCATCACGGACGGTCGGCTGGCGCGCGTGGTCCGGCGGTGTCAGGAGCTGCCCGGCCACGAGCTCTTCCAGTACCTGGACGATGAGGAGCAGCGGCAGTCGATAGACTCGGCGGACGTCAATGCGTACCTGAGAGAGATCGGAGGCGACGACTTTACAGCCAAGGACTTCCGGACATGGGGAGGCACGGTCCTCGCAGCCTTCGCGCTGGCCGCGCGAGCGGCCTCGGAGGAAAGCGGCAATCTCAAGCGCCAGCTCGCGGGCGCCATCAGCGAGGTTGCACGCCGGCTCGGGAATACGGTGGCCATTTGTCGAAAGTGCTACATCCATCCGGATGTGATCGCCGCCCACGCGGAACGGGCGCTCACGATGGCGCTGACCCGGGAGGCCGCCGGGGGCAATGGGCTTCTCCCCGAGGAGCTTGCCGTGCTCAGGCTTCTCGAGGCGCGCCGGCGACTCGCCACGGCCCGCTGA
- the dnaE gene encoding DNA polymerase III subunit alpha yields MLAPLHVKSDFSAGYGTASVEELVRRAAELGYPALGLTDVENLYGQVRLHHAARAHGIKAITGVELRAAYGPGVLGAKAGRLVLLARDRAGYESLCRVITRRRCDIFPEGHDPLQCLDAEPCGVFFLSDDASVVERLLRAGVPSEDVRFLLVRPESAAPPRGVRTVADPDVVMADCSDRDLHVLRMAIRHRQRALEVTEAEPPERSLRSIAELRAIYHDAPEALAESLRVAEACTLDLTENRPVLPSIALAPGETADVRLAQICRERLHGRRQEGGGQGDEYEERLGHELAVIGRRGLAGFFLIAGEIAGHARSQGIAVMGRGSAVGSLVVHLLDISAVDPIRHGLYFERFLHAERKNFPDIDVDVPSHRREELLEWVFRRFGEERVAMVAAHQTFGRRAAFREGLKALGMAPVDVDQFSRRLPADELGGELPLPLHLLPEHYRAAVPLIERLIGMFQHLSVHPGGVVIAEPRVECHVPLERAPKGVLVTQFDMAAVARIGLVKIDLLGNRALSAIQETCDSLGRVPAMPDADPATLTALREARTVGCFQIETPAMRAVLRKLPLRGIADLAAALAIVRPGPASGEAKAAYVRRARGEEPPDLPHPRLAERLRGTHGMMLYEEDIMGVISAMTGWSLEAADDMRAAIVRGQDEPGALARLERAFTTAAEATGATESEAATVWRALARFAAYSFNKAHATSYAQLAWQSAYLKTHHPVDLASAVLNHYGGHYPLRTVAAAFTRDGVRLLPPHVNLAGLHCTVAGGAVRVGLASLKRVAARSRTLILTKRPFRDLQDLLERAPLPYREMEALVLSGACDGLAPLASEGYPFSHRALLGRLRIGPTARSLEGFVAPEARGPRVETYRALVRVRDELTYLGMHLSDHPMRVLREEAARAGCVTTAELASRVGRFVKVAGVVAATRRLATLGAQIMQFVTLEDECGMIEAVLFPAAYTSLEDPVTNPGPFLVGGRVEADHGDLQLLVSEVRPFHGRPRPYGKAAPAPTRSR; encoded by the coding sequence ATGCTCGCCCCTCTCCACGTCAAGAGCGACTTTTCCGCCGGATACGGCACCGCGTCGGTAGAAGAGCTGGTGCGGCGCGCCGCCGAGCTCGGCTATCCGGCGCTTGGCTTGACCGACGTGGAGAATCTCTACGGCCAGGTGCGGCTGCATCATGCCGCGCGGGCACACGGCATCAAGGCGATTACCGGCGTTGAGCTTCGCGCCGCGTATGGACCAGGCGTGCTGGGAGCCAAGGCCGGCCGGCTCGTTCTCCTCGCCCGGGATCGCGCGGGCTACGAGAGTCTCTGCCGCGTCATTACCCGTCGGCGGTGCGATATCTTCCCCGAAGGACACGATCCGCTCCAGTGCCTGGACGCTGAGCCTTGCGGCGTCTTCTTCCTGAGCGACGATGCCTCAGTGGTTGAGCGGTTGCTTCGCGCCGGTGTGCCCTCCGAAGATGTCCGCTTTCTGCTCGTCCGTCCGGAGAGCGCCGCGCCGCCTCGCGGAGTGCGGACGGTGGCGGATCCGGACGTGGTCATGGCCGATTGCTCCGACCGGGACCTGCATGTTCTCCGGATGGCCATCCGGCACCGGCAGCGGGCGCTCGAAGTGACGGAGGCGGAGCCGCCGGAGCGGAGCCTGCGCTCGATCGCCGAGCTCCGCGCCATCTATCACGACGCTCCGGAAGCCCTGGCGGAATCGCTTCGCGTGGCCGAGGCGTGCACGCTCGATCTCACCGAGAACCGGCCCGTGCTTCCCTCGATCGCCCTCGCCCCGGGCGAGACGGCCGACGTTCGCCTGGCTCAGATTTGCCGCGAGCGACTCCACGGCCGGCGTCAGGAAGGAGGCGGCCAGGGCGACGAGTACGAGGAGCGGCTCGGCCACGAGCTTGCCGTGATCGGCCGCCGCGGCCTTGCCGGATTTTTCCTGATCGCAGGCGAGATCGCCGGGCATGCCAGGAGCCAGGGAATCGCCGTGATGGGCCGAGGCTCGGCCGTGGGGTCGCTCGTAGTCCATCTCCTTGACATCAGCGCCGTGGATCCGATCCGGCACGGACTCTACTTCGAGCGCTTCCTCCATGCGGAGCGGAAGAACTTCCCCGACATCGATGTCGATGTGCCGTCGCACCGGCGGGAGGAGCTTCTGGAGTGGGTCTTCCGCCGCTTCGGCGAGGAACGGGTGGCCATGGTGGCCGCGCACCAGACCTTCGGCCGGCGCGCTGCCTTTCGGGAAGGTCTGAAGGCGCTCGGCATGGCGCCCGTCGACGTGGACCAGTTCTCCCGCCGGCTGCCCGCCGACGAGCTCGGGGGTGAGCTACCGCTCCCCCTCCACCTGTTGCCCGAGCACTATCGTGCCGCCGTACCCCTGATCGAGCGGCTGATCGGCATGTTCCAGCACCTCTCGGTTCATCCGGGCGGCGTGGTGATCGCCGAGCCTCGTGTCGAATGCCACGTGCCGCTCGAGCGGGCGCCCAAAGGTGTGCTGGTCACCCAGTTCGACATGGCAGCAGTGGCCAGGATCGGACTGGTCAAGATCGATCTCCTTGGCAACCGGGCCTTGAGCGCCATCCAGGAGACGTGTGACTCGCTGGGGCGCGTGCCCGCCATGCCGGATGCCGATCCCGCGACACTGACCGCCCTCCGCGAGGCCCGTACTGTCGGCTGCTTTCAGATCGAGACGCCCGCCATGCGGGCCGTGCTGCGCAAGCTTCCCCTGCGCGGTATCGCCGACCTCGCCGCCGCGCTCGCCATCGTGCGACCCGGTCCGGCGTCGGGTGAAGCCAAGGCGGCCTATGTGCGTCGAGCGAGAGGCGAGGAGCCGCCGGATCTGCCACATCCACGACTCGCTGAACGCCTGCGCGGGACGCACGGAATGATGCTCTACGAAGAGGACATCATGGGCGTCATCTCGGCGATGACGGGATGGTCGCTGGAGGCGGCCGACGACATGCGGGCCGCGATCGTTCGGGGCCAGGATGAGCCGGGTGCCCTGGCCCGGCTCGAGCGCGCGTTCACCACGGCCGCCGAGGCGACGGGAGCCACGGAGAGCGAGGCCGCCACGGTCTGGCGCGCCCTCGCGCGCTTCGCCGCCTACTCGTTCAACAAGGCGCATGCTACGAGCTACGCGCAGCTCGCCTGGCAATCGGCCTATCTCAAGACGCACCATCCGGTCGACCTCGCCAGCGCGGTGCTCAACCACTATGGCGGACACTATCCGCTGCGCACGGTGGCCGCCGCGTTCACCAGAGACGGCGTCAGGCTTCTCCCTCCACACGTCAATCTGGCCGGGCTTCATTGCACCGTGGCGGGTGGTGCCGTGCGAGTCGGTCTGGCCTCGCTGAAGCGGGTGGCGGCCAGGAGCCGGACGCTCATCTTGACGAAGCGTCCCTTCCGTGACCTGCAAGATCTCCTGGAGCGCGCACCGTTACCGTACCGGGAGATGGAAGCGCTGGTTCTCTCCGGCGCCTGCGACGGGCTCGCGCCCCTCGCCTCGGAGGGATACCCGTTCTCGCACCGGGCCCTGCTGGGCCGCCTGCGCATTGGGCCGACGGCGCGGAGCCTCGAGGGCTTCGTGGCTCCGGAGGCGCGCGGGCCGCGCGTGGAGACGTACCGCGCGCTCGTTCGGGTCCGCGACGAGCTGACCTACCTCGGCATGCATCTCTCCGACCATCCGATGCGGGTGCTGCGAGAGGAGGCTGCGCGCGCCGGGTGCGTCACCACGGCTGAGCTCGCCTCTCGGGTTGGCCGCTTCGTCAAGGTGGCCGGCGTGGTGGCGGCCACCCGCCGGCTCGCCACGCTCGGAGCCCAGATCATGCAGTTTGTGACGCTGGAGGATGAGTGCGGAATGATCGAGGCTGTGCTCTTCCCGGCCGCCTACACGTCACTCGAGGATCCCGTGACGAATCCGGGGCCGTTCCTGGTGGGTGGACGCGTGGAGGCGGACCACGGGGATCTGCAACTGCTGGTCTCCGAGGTGAGACCGTTCCACGGGAGGCCGCGGCCCTACGGCAAGGCGGCGCCCGCTCCTACCCGCTCAAGATAG